The following nucleotide sequence is from Campylobacter anatolicus.
GCCAAAACCGCAATACCTGTATTTAAAAGTCCCGTGATAAATGAAATTTTTATCAAGGCTTCATCTTTTTTCACAAAGCTAGAAAGTGTTATCATTACACCAAAACCAAGCGAAAGGGCGAAAAATACCTGCCCCAAAACATCAATAAAAAGCTTCATATTTATCTTTGAAAAATCAGGTGTTAGATAAAATTTAACTCCTTGCATCGCACTATCAAGGCTTAAATTTTTAATAACCATCGTTAGCATAAGCAAAAACAAAAGTGGCATAAGATACTTCGCAGCTCGCTCTATTCCAGTAACTGCACCCTGCACTAAAATAATATAATTTATCAAAACAAAAACAAGTGTCGCAAAACTAATAGCAAGTGGGTTATTAACAATATTTTGCTCATAAAAGGCACTTGTAGTGGCTATATCAACGACATTTGAAAGATCAAGCAGACCAAAAACAATCTGCAAGATATAATTTAATACCCAGCCACCAATAACCATATAATAAGCCATAATTCCAAATGCACCAAGTAGTCCCATATATCCAACGATCTTCCAATAAGGCGGTATTTTTTTGCCACCAACACTACCACTAAACGCATCTACAGCATTAACTTTTAGTCGCCTACCTATAGCGTTTTCAACTAAAATCATAGGTATGCCGATGACAATCATCGCGATACAGAATGTAAGAACATATGCACCACCACCATTTTCACCTACTAGATAAGGAAAACGCCAAGTCGCACCAAAGCCCACTGTAGCACCAGCAACAGCTAAAATATATGTAAGTCTTGAACTCCAGCTTTGTCTGTTTTTCACGTTTTATCCTTTAAATTTATAAGTAAAAAGGTGATTTTAACGCATTTTTGCTTATATTTTGTTTGACTGTGCTAGCCATTTCGCAAAGTCTGTAAAAACTGCATATGCCTACGATACTGCTCTATCACGTCATTTATGATAGTCGCCTCACTCCAACCAAGTATGTCATAATCCTGTCCACCCTCTTTTAAAAACACCTCCGCTCTATAATACAAATCATCTCCACCTAAAAAATTTGTATAATCAGGGCTTTGTCTTTTTATAAGTTTTACGCCATAGTAAAAATCCATCTCATCACCAAGCCCGACTATAATCTCTATAAATTTATCCTGATCGTTTTTAATTATCTTTGCTTTTAGCGAATTTTTTTCAAACTCTACTTTAAGCTCGTCAAAAACTCGTATGAGCGTATCATTTATAAATCTGTCTGCACTCCGTTTATTTGGTAAATTTATAATCGCTGCTAATCTCTCCTGCCACGACTTTGACATCTCAGAGAGTGGCATATTTGAAAACACGCTTTGAGTGTGCTTTTTAAGTACATCTACACGTAACGCCCTAAATAGGCCAAATATCGCCATCATAAGTGCTATCGTAAATGGTAACGCCGCCGAGATTGTCATCGCTTGAAGCGAGGCAAGTCCACCATTCATCATAAGTACACAAGCGACCACACCAACGCTAAGTCCCCAGAAAATTTTCTGCCACATTGGGGTATTGTCCTTACCATTTGAACAAAGCATATTCATCACCATCGCACCAGAGTCAGCCGAAGTAATAAAAAATACCGCTACCATCAAAACCACGATCGTACCTAAAACACTAGAAAAGTTAAACTTATCTAAAAACATGAAAATAGCCATTGAGCTATCAGAGTTTGCGACATTTGCAAGCTCTATAAAGCCATTTTGCACCATTTCAATTGCACTATTACCAAAAAATGTCATCCACATAAATGTAAAACCAGTCGGCACGAGTAATACTCCGATGATGAACTCACGTATCGTTCTGCCCTTTGAAATTTTAGCGATAAAAAGCCCTACAAATGGCGACCATGATAGCCACCAAGCCCAGTAAAGTAACGTCCAACCGCCTAGCCAAGTATCCTTACCCTTATCATATGCGTAAAGGTTAAGCGTGTTTGAGATGAGCGTTGAGATATACTTACCACTATTTTCAACTAAACTTTGCAAAAGATGTGTAGTATGGCCTAAAAATAGTATAAAAAGCATAAAAACAATAGCTACAAATATATTTAAATTTGAAAGGAATTTTATACCTTTATCGACGCCACTAGCCGCCGAAATGGTTGCTAAAATACACAATACAAAAAGTAACGTGATATTCATATTTGGCACACCATACATATATGTAAGCCCGGTATTGACCTGCACTACACCATATCCAAGTGATGTAGCGATACCAAAAAGTGTGGCAACTACGGCAAATACATCAATCGCATCGCCCCATATACCAAAAATTTTATCTCCTATAATCGGATAAAATGCAGAGCGTAGTGTAAGTGGCAAGTTGTGTCTATATGCAAAAAATGCAAGTATTAAAGCCACGATCGCATATGTCGCCCACGCACCAAACCCCCAGTGAAAAAAGGTAATATTCATCGCTTGTCTAGCTGCACCGATCGTCTCGGCAGTGCCAACAGGCGGATGCGTATAGTGCATAAGCGGCTCACTCACACCAAAAAATACAAGTCCTATCCCCATACCAGCGGCAAAAAGCATAGAAAACCAAGATATGTTTTTAAACTCAGGCTTTGAGTGATCAGCTCCTAGCTTAATCTCTCCAAATTTAGAAAATCCCAAAATCGCGATCGCAATTAAAATAATCGCAATTGATAAAACGTAGAACCAACCAAAATTTTTTGTTATAAAATTCTGTGCATATTTAAAACACTCAAATGAAAAATCCGGTGCGACAACTGAAAAAATCGCAACAAAAAATATCACAAATATAGACGGATAAAATACATTTGGATTAAATTTAGCCAACTTTGTCTGTGTCATTTTATCTCCTTTTATAGTTTAAATTTACTATAGCTATTAAATGTTAGTGTGGAAAATTTAATAATACTATTAGCAAGAGGACTCAAACAAAATAGCATAAAAAGATAAAATTTTTCATAAACTCACTTTTTAAAATTTATATTTTATAAAATAGTAGTGATAATTTTACGGGGTTTTAAATAATATCCAAAGCCATCAAAATATTCAAAATTTAACTGCATCAATGTAAACACAACTACCTCTTTAATGCTGTTAAAGTCTTGAACTTTTATAAATTTACTTAAATAGCTTTAGTCTCCAAGCTCTCAGCCACTTCAAGCACTTCAAAATACTCATTTTCTAGCCGTTCAAGCTCCACATTTTTCGCTTCTAGCTCGTCATTTAGTGTTTTTAAGCCGATTTTTTGATAAATTTGCGGATCGCTAAGTGCTGCATTTAGCTCATTTATCCGTCCTTGCACAGCATCTATGAGCTCTGGATACTCGTTTAAAATTTTATTTTGTTTATAGCTTAACTTTATGCTTTTATTTTTTTGGCTCTGCTCAATATTTTGACTCAACTCTTTTTCGTATGAATTTAGCTCATCAAGCTCATCTTTTAACTCTAAAAACGCAGAATATTCGTTATGCACGATCTCTATCTTTTCACCCTCAAACGCCCAAAGTTTATTTGAAATTTTATCCACAAAATAGCGATCGTGGCTTACAAATATGATCGCTCCTTCAAAGCTTTGTAGATAGTCTTCTAATATATTTATAGTAGCTATATCAAGGTCATTTGTCGGCTCATCA
It contains:
- a CDS encoding sodium-dependent transporter; this encodes MKNRQSWSSRLTYILAVAGATVGFGATWRFPYLVGENGGGAYVLTFCIAMIVIGIPMILVENAIGRRLKVNAVDAFSGSVGGKKIPPYWKIVGYMGLLGAFGIMAYYMVIGGWVLNYILQIVFGLLDLSNVVDIATTSAFYEQNIVNNPLAISFATLVFVLINYIILVQGAVTGIERAAKYLMPLLFLLMLTMVIKNLSLDSAMQGVKFYLTPDFSKINMKLFIDVLGQVFFALSLGFGVMITLSSFVKKDEALIKISFITGLLNTGIAVLAGFMIFPSLFTFGIEPNSGPSLVFKSLPIVFSHMWAGGAFAVAFFTLLMIAALTTSLPIYEVMITTIQEKTHISRRKVIFVVLGGIFVLGNLPSLMATNLLSNITIFGKNIFDAYDAISATIFFVLTSLGCAIFVGWVLKDEAKREILKGSERYAKIVDFWFWYVRYIIPFIILVVFVSSFYDNFIK
- a CDS encoding BCCT family transporter, with translation MTQTKLAKFNPNVFYPSIFVIFFVAIFSVVAPDFSFECFKYAQNFITKNFGWFYVLSIAIILIAIAILGFSKFGEIKLGADHSKPEFKNISWFSMLFAAGMGIGLVFFGVSEPLMHYTHPPVGTAETIGAARQAMNITFFHWGFGAWATYAIVALILAFFAYRHNLPLTLRSAFYPIIGDKIFGIWGDAIDVFAVVATLFGIATSLGYGVVQVNTGLTYMYGVPNMNITLLFVLCILATISAASGVDKGIKFLSNLNIFVAIVFMLFILFLGHTTHLLQSLVENSGKYISTLISNTLNLYAYDKGKDTWLGGWTLLYWAWWLSWSPFVGLFIAKISKGRTIREFIIGVLLVPTGFTFMWMTFFGNSAIEMVQNGFIELANVANSDSSMAIFMFLDKFNFSSVLGTIVVLMVAVFFITSADSGAMVMNMLCSNGKDNTPMWQKIFWGLSVGVVACVLMMNGGLASLQAMTISAALPFTIALMMAIFGLFRALRVDVLKKHTQSVFSNMPLSEMSKSWQERLAAIINLPNKRSADRFINDTLIRVFDELKVEFEKNSLKAKIIKNDQDKFIEIIVGLGDEMDFYYGVKLIKRQSPDYTNFLGGDDLYYRAEVFLKEGGQDYDILGWSEATIINDVIEQYRRHMQFLQTLRNG